A single region of the Hippopotamus amphibius kiboko isolate mHipAmp2 chromosome 6, mHipAmp2.hap2, whole genome shotgun sequence genome encodes:
- the LOC130855747 gene encoding protein archease-like, giving the protein MAQEGEDVTDYNLTEEQKAIKAKYPPVNRKYAYLDHTADVQLHAWGDTLKEAFEQRAMDMFGYMIDTGTVEPLQTVEVETQGDDLQSLLFHFLDACLYKFSADEFFIPREMKVLNIDQRNFKLRSVGWGEEFSSSNHPQGTEVKAITYSAMQVYNEEKPEVFVIIDI; this is encoded by the coding sequence ATGGCGCAGGAAGGGGAGGATGTTACAGATTACAATTTGACTGAGGAACAGAAGGCGATCAAGGCCAAGTATCCTCCAGTCAATCGGAAGTACGCGTATTTGGATCATACAGCTGATGTCCAGTTACACGCATGGGGAGATACTCTGAAGGAAGCATTTGAGCAACGTGCGATGGACATGTTTGGTTATATGATAGATACTGGGACAGTGGAGCCCCTCCAAACAGTAGAAGTAGAAACCCAAGGAGATGACTTACAGTCTCTTCTATTTCACTTTTTGGATGCGTGTCTTTATAAATTCAGTGCTGATGAGTTCTTCATACCCCGGGAAATGAAAGTACTTAATATTGATCAAAGAAATTTCAAATTACGGTCAGTTGGGTGGGGAGAAGAATTCTCATCGTCCAATCACCCTCAGGGAACTGAAGTCAAGGCAATAACATATTCAGCAATGCAGGTCTATAATGAAGAGAAGCCAGAAGTTTTTGTGATCATTGACAtttaa